AAACCGTCTTTTGCAGGGTCTTCAGTTAAGAACCGTCCTGATGTGGGGTCTAAGTATCGCATGCGGAGGTAGATATAACCCGACTCGGGGTCGTGGTATTCTCCACGGTAGCCGAAGTTGTCGGAAAACCCTGTCGCGTTGTATTGGTTAAAGATATTTCCGTAGGCATCAAACACATATTCTGCCATACAGTTTTGGTTTTCATCCATTACAGACAGCACGTCACCCCTAAAGTTTGTGTTGTAGGTGTATATGGTGCCGTCTGCGTCCCGCCTGTAGGCTAATCCGTCAGCACCATAAATATACGTGTGCGTATACTCCCAAATGTCAGGGCGATACTCTAAAACCATATTTCCGCCGTCCCAGATAAACTTCGTCGTGACGCCGTCTCTTGTTTTGCTTTCGCGTAATCCTGAGGCGTAATAGGTGTACGTTGTGGTCTCGCCGTCTTTGGTGTAAGAAGTGAGGCGGTTGAACAGATCGTAGGTATGCGTAGCATCTCTGTCAGTGGTTCTGTTACCGTTTGCGTCGCTCGCTGCCGTTTTTTCTTCTTCTAAATAACCTGTTTTATTTTCAAAAACTGTGCCTGACATGTGGTTGGACAGGGTATAGGGATAGACCGCTGTGTAGGATTTGTCGTCCCTGTCGTAATCCCTTACTAAAATATTAGTAATGTTCGTCCTGTCATCAAAAGTGTAAAACTCGCCGATACCACGCATAGCTCTGGTATCGGTTAAGTTCATTTGAATAAGCCTGCCTGAACCGTCGTATGTGTAGTATAAGTCGTAGTACATATTGTTATACACATCAGTAGTTCCAGGAATTTCAAATGTTTGTTCCCCGCGGTAGTCATAACGATATTCGTTATTATCAAAGATATATTCATTCGTTAATCCATAATTTTTTAAAATTATATCAGATGTAACTAAATTCCGATTATTTAGATTTCTAGCTGTCTGCACCACACCCAACTGTTTAAACGTTAGGTAGTCACTTTCATTATAACTGTATTCCACCGTTTTGTCAAATGCTGTCGATTCTGTTAAACGGCTTTTACTATCGTACGTGTAGGTCTGTGTACAATAATCAATGGTGCCGCCCTGCTGGTCGTTTTCGCCGATCGACATAGAGGTTCTGTTGCCTAACGTGTCGTAAGTATAACTTAAATAGGCATTAATGTCGCCATTTTTTGCTGTCATTCTGCCCAAGAAGTCGTAGCTGTAATGGTTGCCGTAATCCAAACCCTCGCTGTCATATTCATACGTTAGATTGTTCATCATATCATAACTAAATTCTAAATATTGTGATTGGCTTCCATTTTCAGCAGTTATTTTGCCTGCGTTCTTAAACACGTTATAATTACTGTAGGTAAACACCGTGCCTTTTTTGTCCGTTTTGGTTTTCAGCGTACCGTCAAAATTGTATGTATAGGTTTCTGCATTCCCGTCCGGATCGGTTACAGACAGGTTTCTTCCCAGAATATCATAGGTATAGGTTGTTTTGTTTGCTCCAAGCGCATCCTGCGCTGTTGACAAAACGTTTCCCATTATGTCGTAGGTGTAGTGTTCATAAATACCCGTTGTGCTGGTTAGATCAGTTTTTGACGTACTGTTTACCAGTTTCGTCATTCTGTTTAAATCGTCATACGTCATTGTAGTCGCGTGGCCGTTTGATGCATTAGCCGTCTGGCTTTCCGTTGTCTTAACCAGGTTTCCGTTGTCATCATAGTAATTTTTGGAAAACATGGAACCGTCGTATGCAATGGTATTTCTGCCCAGCGCATCGTAAGAATAGGATACTGTTTTGCCTGCCGCTTCGTGTATGTTAATTAAATTACCCGCGTCATTGTAGGAATACGTCGCGGCATTACCGAACACATCGGTTTCCGAGAGCACCCTGCCGGCGTGATCGTAAGCATAGGAAACGGAGTAGGGCAGGTTCTCCGCCCGCGCCTTGTCGTCCTTTGCGGTCAGAACGTTGCCCATACAGTCGTAGGTGTAATCTGTGCGGGAATATTCTGCGGTGTTGTTTAAAATGACGTCCGCTGTCTTCCGTCCAAACGCGTCATACTCCGATTTATATTTCCCGGCAGAGTAGAGGGCGCTTCCCGACAGCCACTGGGTGCTGTACTGCTTGCCTGAAGCGCCGCCATACTCTGTGCTCACCTCGTATACCACCGTGCCCGCTTTGTTCTTCGTGGTCTGCTTAACCACTCGGTTCCGGTCGTCATATACATTTGTGGTAACATATTTTTCTTCCACTGTGCCGTCTGCGCCCAAGCGCGCATTTTCTGTTGCGGTTGCAGGCCTGCCAAACGTGTCGTAGGTATATTCATACACCGTTTTAAATCCGCCCTCGTAGTTCACCTGTGAGGCCTTCAGATTGCCAAAACTGTCAAATTGTTGCTTCTCCTGCCTGCCATTTTCACGCGTGATGTCCACTACGTTCCCGGATACATCATAGGAATATGTCTTCTCCGACAGCTGTGTACCTGAGCTGTTTAACTCTTTCACAGACAGCACGCGGCAAGATAGGTCATAGGTATATTCTGTTTTCACACCGTTTGCATCAGTTTGGCTTGCAACGTTGCCAAAACGGTCGTAAACCGTGATGACGGAAACCGCATGGGCGTTTGCGCCGTCTGCGTCTTTTACGTTGTTTACAGATGTGGTGACAGAGTAAGAACCGTCTGTATTATATGTATATGAATAAGCCGTTTCATTGTATACATTGTTTGCTATGTCGGTGTAGACCTTTGTTTTCGACACGGTACCATCCGGATTATATTCAAACGCCGTCTTTTCTTTTATCGCGCCGCTTGCATCTTTTACAACTGTTTCTGATATGCTCTTCCGGTCTGCTGTCAGAGTGTTTGATATCTCTTTAACCGCTGATGTGTCGCCCTCAGGCGTATAGCTTGCTTCGGTCAGTAGGAAATAGCGAGGTATAGTACCTATAGCATAATCATAAGAATAGCTGGTAATCAGACCGTTTTCCGTAATTTTATCCGGTACAGACTTTCTGTAATAATATTCATATTGGCTTATTTTAGAAACGCTGTTTTCTAAATCTGTTTTTACTTGAATCGGTTGGTCTCCGGGTGATTCACTGTCTGCAGGATATGTGTAGGTGATTTTTGGATAAATGCGCGCTGTGCCTTTAAACGATTCTGCCGTCTGAATTCGTCCTAAATAGTCATAGGTATATGTGGTCTTTATATCGTTGGCTGAATTGGGCGCTTTGCGTATTTTATCTGTTGTATACCGCATATTTGCTTTGCGTGAATTATGATAGAATAGACCTTCATTCGGTTTTGTATATATATATTCATAATAATATTCATAATCTGTTCCATTACTTGCATAAAATTTTGACGATATTGCTTTTTTTCTTATGCAAGATGTTGCGCCGCTAATTGCAACACTTCCAAAATATGGTTCATACGTTTTAACCGTAGCATAGTCGTAATCACGGTGCGCTCCGGTTGGGTAAAGAATTTGATCAATTGTGTAATAGAACATAGTCCATGTTTCGTCCCGTATCGGGCGGCCATGTTTTTTCATTGTGTAAACGGTTACATCATCTGTCTGTGTGTCGCCGAGATGCGCAAAACGTTCCACCCGAAACGTATATGTTTTGTAGCAGTCAAAAGAAGGATAAGATGGGTCTGCCGTTTCTTCTGTTGTATATTTCACAACATATTGAAGGACTCCGTTTTCATCTTCCATTTTAATTCCGTCTGATGAATAAACAATGCGCCTGCCCATAGAATCGATAATTTCACCGCCGGTTGCATAATTAATGCAGTTTCCAAAACGATCTGCTACCAGAACAATTTTGCTTTCTACATGCGCGCGGTTTAGAAAATACCGCACACCGTCATCGCGTTCAAGCACCGCGCACAGTTCAATTGTCACCTGACCGCCTACTTGTTCAATCAGCATTGTTTCTTCGTCTGGTGTCATTAACCGCAAGTTATAATTATATTTATTGTTATATAAACGATGAATTGCAATATCATCAATTTGCCAATGACCGTTCACCTTTGAATAACCAATACCATATTTGATATCATCCTGATTCTCGCCGTCATATAATTTCAAGTAAACTTTGTCATTATATGCAATTGTGCCGGAACCGCCTGCTTTTGAAGATATTTGTGAATGATCGGTGTAAGGGATATTAAAATACCAATTGTAGCTCAGGGTTTCATAATCTACCGTGTCCCGCCGCCAATGTGTTTGCAAATCTTCGCGGTCATAATCTCTCGTATAGCACTTGCCGCCGGTAATCGGCCTTTTTAGTGTAAGCGTCCGGTCGGTGTTCGTTTTCGTAAGTCTCCCGTAAATATATCCGGTAACTTCTCCATAATTGTCACTGCTGAATCTGTATGGGTCGGCGGAAATGTCCTGGTATTCAATAATTTCCGGAGTTTCTAAAAACGCTTCTTCTGATGGGAACGCAAGCCACGTTTCTGTGCCTCTGTCTGTATAATATTTATAAATAAACATATTGCTGTATGCGTATGTGGAATTATCTGGCAAATACGTATAATTATAATCTGTATCCATAGAATTAAAATTTCTGGAAAGTGTGACATCAAGCCCATTTTTTCCGGGAAGGTATAAATCGGTTTCAGACATAACCATATTTCCTGTTGAAATATCAATATGGTCATTGTCTTCCGTATTATCCGCTGGGGCGTGGACAGATTCCAAATATTTTTCCTGTCCGCGTTGTTCCGCCATAGCTTCAGCAACTGATTCAGCTGTCGAGGCGGCAAAACAGGTAACAACAGAACAGAGAAGCAAACCTAAAAATAACAGGATGGAAGTAAAAATTTTCTTTTTCATTCTGCTTCACCCCTTTCAATTTCATCTGCAGGAGTCAAGGCTTCTGTGCTTTCTGGTTGTTCTGCAAGTTCAGCCGTAGATTCAGCCGTTTCTATATCTTTAGCGTCCTCAACCTTTTCAATCTCCTCTGTTTCAGCGGCGCTTTCTGAGATTTCCTCCGGAGTTTCGGGTTCAGCATTGTCTAACGTCCCCAATGGTTCCCCTGCCTGCATGCGTTCCAAAACTACATTTAGCTCTATGCTCCGTGCCTCTGCCACGTTCCGGGCATCTAACAGTTCACTTGCAGAAACATCTTCTAGCTCTGCAGACAGCGGGCTTGCTCCTGTAATTAAGCTATACCACGATGTACCTTCATTTACTTGGTCTAATGCCTGGCTTGTTGAAATATCACCCCTCAAAGACAGGCGGCTTGCCGAAATAATATCTTCATAGGTCAGGCCTGCCTCCAAATATGCCTTAACGTCCTCCACGCTCAAAATGTCGTCCCGTCCCGTGATGTCGTTGTAGGCGGATTCAATCCAGGGCCGATTTGTACTCATTTTTGCCAAAACTTCTGCAAGAGGACGTTGTTCATATATGCTGCCTACAATCGCTATGTCGTCGTTGGTGTCCTCCCAGAACTTCACAATATCCAAAAGTGCCTGCAAGTCTGCTTCTGTTTGGCTTTCTCCGTTTTCAAACAATGCGTTGATGTAATCCTGAACCGAGGTGTCGGGCACCACAGAGGCATGTTCCAGCCGCGAAGTATCGGCATCCCGCAGCAGATCTTTTGTAGCCTGATTTGTTTCCTGTTCCATTTGCTGTACTTTTTGTTCATTTTCCACGGCCAGTTCACTGTTTAAGTAAACTGCGCCTGTTGTCAGGCACAGCGAAGCAATGACTGCCGCAACAATGACCAGTGTTTTTTGTCTTCCTTTCATAATAAATCCTCCCATAAAATTATTTGATATATGTATCTTTTGTACACACACCTTTTAGTTTATATTACTACTTTATTTCGCTTTTATCAATAGTTTTTGTGCAATTATATAACAACATTTCGACGAATATTGACACAAACAAGCTTTTTAGACAATATTTATTAACAATGCTTTATTTAAGTAAGGTGTTGCTTTTTATAAAGAGTCATGGTATAATAATGTTAAATTATACAGAAAATTTAGATAATGTGGTGAAACGTGTTGAAGACAGGGCAGACAGAGAAGAAAAAGATTGACATTTTAAGTCTTATTTTATCCGTCATTGCGGTTTTGACAATTACCGCGGTGGGTACTTTTTTGCTGAAAATGCAAAATGTAAATCGTTCCGTTATCATGCAGCCGGAAAACGATGTGACGTTTGATCAGCCCCAACCGGAGGCTGTCCAGTCTGCCGTGCCGCAAGTTATTAATATAAACACGGCTACAAAAGAGGAGCTGATGCTGCTCAGTGGCATTGGTGCGGATAAGGCAGAAAAAATTATTGAATACCGCGAAAAAGAGCCTTTTAAGAAGCCAAAGGATATTACAAAGGTGAAGGGAATCGGTGAAAAAACGTACGAAGCCCTTGCAGACAAAATTTGTGTTGAATAAGCGCTGACAGACAGCTTTGGGAGGGATTTTTGTGATATGCAACAGAGAAAAGACCGAATGGGTAAACTACATGTGGCACAACGCCAACGACGACAGCGCCAAACGAATTTTGTTAATTGGCGACTCAATTACAAACGGCATTTATAATGACGTTTCAGACCTTTTGCAAAATTATGTGGCGACAGATTTGCTTGCCTCCTCTAGAGTGGTGACAGACCCTGTGTTCGACACAGATTTAGAGGCTGCGTTGGTGGACTATACCCATGAAATTATATACTTTAACAACGGCCTGCATGGAATTGATGTTCCAATTAACCTGTTTGAAGAGGCTTTTTTTGATAAGGTGGAGCTTTTAATGAAGTATTCCAAGAAGGTCGTTCTGGCTACCTGCACTCCCATAACAGAAAAAAACAAGCCGCAAATCCTTTCCCCCAAAAATGACGTTGTGCTGAAACGCAATGAGGTTATCAGAAAAGCGGCTGACAAGTTTTCGTTAAGTTTAAACGACTGGTATGATTTTATTCTTTCCTGCCCGTTCTATAGAGCAAACGACGGCTACCATTATACGGAGGAAGGGAAACGCGTGCAGGCAAAGCTTGTGTGTAATATTTTAACCAAGCTTATTTAGCAAGTTTTATCCGGTCATATATGATTTTAAGGCCTTTTATGGTCAAATTTTTATCAATGGTCTGAATAGTTTCAGACTCTTTTGCAATTAAAGTTGACAGGCCGCCCGTGGCAATTACCAGCATTTCGGGTGTGCCTGTTTCTTTTTTTATCCGTGACACAATGGCGTCTACCATTCCAGCGTAACCGAACACAAGGCCAGACTGCATGGAACAAACAGTGTTTTTTCCAACAACGTTTTCCGGCCGGATAATTTCTATCCGTGGAAGCTTTGAAGTCTTTTCAACCAGCGCGTCCATCGAAATTTTTAATCCGGGATAAATAACACCTCCAAGATAGTTGCTGCATCCGTCGATCACACAAAAGGTCGTTGCTGTGCCAAAATCGATGATTACCGCCGGGCCGCCATATATCTTGTCCACAGCAACAGCGTTGACAATTCTGTCCGCGCCTACTTCTTTCGGATCGTCGTAGCAAATATTTAAACCTAAGTCTAAGCTGCCGTTCACTACAATTGGAGAAATTCCTACATACTTTTTTATTGCATTTTCTAACGCATGCATAATCGAAGGCACAACGGAGGAGATAATCACATCACGAATTTCCTCTTTGCCAATTCCTTCATGGTTTAAAAGCTGGCTGAAAAACAGGCCGATTTCATCTGACGATTTATTTTTGTCCGTTGCCATGCGGTAGCTGGATTTTAGCTTATCTCCTTCATAAAACCCCGCCACAATGTTTGTGTTCCCAACATCAATTACAAATAGCATAGTTATTTCAATCCTTTCCAGAATTTAAAGTTTCATTAATTCCACGTTTACCTGAATGTCTTCAACAGTGATTACGGCATACTCCTGCTTAAAATATCCAATAGATCCTGGATTTAAAATGACAAGCCCGTTCTGCTCCTCGAAAAATTGTTTGTGGGTGTGGCCAAAAATGCAAATGCCGCATCTGCTTGACATTGCTTTAGATTTTAGTGTGTAGAGAGAGCTTTTCACATGCTCGCGGTGTCCGTGAGTTACATATATTTTTTGCCGGCCGCAAAAAACCACACGGTGAAACGGGTCCGGAGCGGAGTAGTCGTTGTTGCCACATACGCCGCAAATGCTGTGTGTTGAACCATAAACATGGTGCAGATATAGC
This region of Congzhengia minquanensis genomic DNA includes:
- a CDS encoding RHS repeat-associated core domain-containing protein, which translates into the protein MKKKIFTSILLFLGLLLCSVVTCFAASTAESVAEAMAEQRGQEKYLESVHAPADNTEDNDHIDISTGNMVMSETDLYLPGKNGLDVTLSRNFNSMDTDYNYTYLPDNSTYAYSNMFIYKYYTDRGTETWLAFPSEEAFLETPEIIEYQDISADPYRFSSDNYGEVTGYIYGRLTKTNTDRTLTLKRPITGGKCYTRDYDREDLQTHWRRDTVDYETLSYNWYFNIPYTDHSQISSKAGGSGTIAYNDKVYLKLYDGENQDDIKYGIGYSKVNGHWQIDDIAIHRLYNNKYNYNLRLMTPDEETMLIEQVGGQVTIELCAVLERDDGVRYFLNRAHVESKIVLVADRFGNCINYATGGEIIDSMGRRIVYSSDGIKMEDENGVLQYVVKYTTEETADPSYPSFDCYKTYTFRVERFAHLGDTQTDDVTVYTMKKHGRPIRDETWTMFYYTIDQILYPTGAHRDYDYATVKTYEPYFGSVAISGATSCIRKKAISSKFYASNGTDYEYYYEYIYTKPNEGLFYHNSRKANMRYTTDKIRKAPNSANDIKTTYTYDYLGRIQTAESFKGTARIYPKITYTYPADSESPGDQPIQVKTDLENSVSKISQYEYYYRKSVPDKITENGLITSYSYDYAIGTIPRYFLLTEASYTPEGDTSAVKEISNTLTADRKSISETVVKDASGAIKEKTAFEYNPDGTVSKTKVYTDIANNVYNETAYSYTYNTDGSYSVTTSVNNVKDADGANAHAVSVITVYDRFGNVASQTDANGVKTEYTYDLSCRVLSVKELNSSGTQLSEKTYSYDVSGNVVDITRENGRQEKQQFDSFGNLKASQVNYEGGFKTVYEYTYDTFGRPATATENARLGADGTVEEKYVTTNVYDDRNRVVKQTTKNKAGTVVYEVSTEYGGASGKQYSTQWLSGSALYSAGKYKSEYDAFGRKTADVILNNTAEYSRTDYTYDCMGNVLTAKDDKARAENLPYSVSYAYDHAGRVLSETDVFGNAATYSYNDAGNLINIHEAAGKTVSYSYDALGRNTIAYDGSMFSKNYYDDNGNLVKTTESQTANASNGHATTMTYDDLNRMTKLVNSTSKTDLTSTTGIYEHYTYDIMGNVLSTAQDALGANKTTYTYDILGRNLSVTDPDGNAETYTYNFDGTLKTKTDKKGTVFTYSNYNVFKNAGKITAENGSQSQYLEFSYDMMNNLTYEYDSEGLDYGNHYSYDFLGRMTAKNGDINAYLSYTYDTLGNRTSMSIGENDQQGGTIDYCTQTYTYDSKSRLTESTAFDKTVEYSYNESDYLTFKQLGVVQTARNLNNRNLVTSDIILKNYGLTNEYIFDNNEYRYDYRGEQTFEIPGTTDVYNNMYYDLYYTYDGSGRLIQMNLTDTRAMRGIGEFYTFDDRTNITNILVRDYDRDDKSYTAVYPYTLSNHMSGTVFENKTGYLEEEKTAASDANGNRTTDRDATHTYDLFNRLTSYTKDGETTTYTYYASGLRESKTRDGVTTKFIWDGGNMVLEYRPDIWEYTHTYIYGADGLAYRRDADGTIYTYNTNFRGDVLSVMDENQNCMAEYVFDAYGNIFNQYNATGFSDNFGYRGEYHDPESGYIYLRMRYLDPTSGRFLTEDPAKDG
- a CDS encoding metallophosphoesterase family protein, with the translated sequence MKFLVFSDSHEYTNGMDCVIEKHKHINHIIHCGDMASDVLYLHHVYGSTHSICGVCGNNDYSAPDPFHRVVFCGRQKIYVTHGHREHVKSSLYTLKSKAMSSRCGICIFGHTHKQFFEEQNGLVILNPGSIGYFKQEYAVITVEDIQVNVELMKL
- a CDS encoding ComEA family DNA-binding protein, whose translation is MLKTGQTEKKKIDILSLILSVIAVLTITAVGTFLLKMQNVNRSVIMQPENDVTFDQPQPEAVQSAVPQVININTATKEELMLLSGIGADKAEKIIEYREKEPFKKPKDITKVKGIGEKTYEALADKICVE
- a CDS encoding SGNH/GDSL hydrolase family protein gives rise to the protein MICNREKTEWVNYMWHNANDDSAKRILLIGDSITNGIYNDVSDLLQNYVATDLLASSRVVTDPVFDTDLEAALVDYTHEIIYFNNGLHGIDVPINLFEEAFFDKVELLMKYSKKVVLATCTPITEKNKPQILSPKNDVVLKRNEVIRKAADKFSLSLNDWYDFILSCPFYRANDGYHYTEEGKRVQAKLVCNILTKLI
- a CDS encoding type III pantothenate kinase, with amino-acid sequence MLFVIDVGNTNIVAGFYEGDKLKSSYRMATDKNKSSDEIGLFFSQLLNHEGIGKEEIRDVIISSVVPSIMHALENAIKKYVGISPIVVNGSLDLGLNICYDDPKEVGADRIVNAVAVDKIYGGPAVIIDFGTATTFCVIDGCSNYLGGVIYPGLKISMDALVEKTSKLPRIEIIRPENVVGKNTVCSMQSGLVFGYAGMVDAIVSRIKKETGTPEMLVIATGGLSTLIAKESETIQTIDKNLTIKGLKIIYDRIKLAK